Proteins encoded within one genomic window of Gracilimonas sp.:
- a CDS encoding MBL fold metallo-hydrolase yields MCVQIEISGNDELLIFDCGTGFRNLGNDLLNSGTVHKGRIFITHPHWDHLQGFPFFKPFYNKDCWFRIYLPPQGEIGCKEILSGHMSNTFFPVSMDMLEADLNCETFQPGKKLFEDYSIEYMWATHTVPTAIYKIKIDDKTIIFSPDNELMRDKGKETTQFQEDFRAFIHGADLLIHDAQFTSEQYATRVGWGHSAWEDVVEIAKEEKVKRLCLIHHDPDNDDDKLAMIENEIMDQADSSFESLNLAKEGQVISLPRIKVNKVIAE; encoded by the coding sequence ATGTGTGTCCAAATTGAAATTTCAGGAAATGATGAACTCCTTATTTTTGACTGTGGAACGGGATTCAGAAATCTGGGAAATGACCTGCTGAATTCCGGGACTGTTCATAAAGGACGTATTTTTATTACCCATCCGCATTGGGACCATTTGCAAGGATTCCCGTTTTTTAAGCCTTTCTATAATAAAGATTGCTGGTTTAGAATTTATTTGCCGCCCCAAGGCGAAATTGGTTGCAAGGAAATTCTGTCAGGCCACATGTCGAATACTTTTTTCCCGGTATCTATGGACATGCTGGAAGCGGATTTAAATTGTGAAACTTTTCAACCGGGGAAAAAGCTTTTTGAGGACTACTCTATTGAATATATGTGGGCTACTCATACTGTCCCTACTGCTATTTACAAAATTAAGATAGATGATAAGACCATTATATTTTCTCCTGATAATGAACTGATGCGTGACAAAGGTAAAGAAACAACTCAATTTCAGGAAGATTTCAGGGCTTTTATACATGGGGCAGATCTTTTAATTCATGATGCTCAGTTCACAAGCGAACAATACGCTACAAGGGTAGGCTGGGGGCATTCTGCCTGGGAAGATGTTGTGGAAATAGCGAAAGAAGAAAAGGTAAAAAGGCTATGCCTTATACATCACGACCCTGATAATGACGATGATAAGCTTGCTATGATCGAAAATGAAATAATGGATCAGGCTGATTCAAGTTTTGAAAGCCTGAATTTGGCTAAAGAAGGGCAGGTGATAAGCCTGCCCCGCATAAAAGTCAATAAGGTTATTGCTGAATAA